CGCAACATTCCAACGCTGATAAAAGCTTTCGCGAAAGCAAAAAAGCAGCAGGACCTACCTCATGCGCTTTTCCTCGTCGGCCAGAATAAGGAAGGTATTCCCATAGGCCAACTGGCGCGAGATGCCGGAGTTGAAGACAGCGTTGTGCATTTTGGCGGCACCTTCGAGAATCACGGTGGCATTATTCCTATTTATAACGCTGCAGATCTCTTTGTGATGCCCGCCAATACGGAAGGATTCTCGCTGACGCTCCCGGAAGCCATGGCCTGTGGCGTTCCCGCCATAACCTCGGCCAGTTCTTCGCTCGGGGAAGTGGCCAACGGTTATGCCCACACGCTTGACCACATCGATGAGGAAAACCTGAGTGCAGCCATTGCTGAAGTGTTGACCGATCGACAGCTTCATAAGAAGCTTAAAGAACGCGGACTAGAGCGTGCTAAAGAGCTTCGTTGGGACAAATGCGCAAAAAAAACCCTGGCGGTGCTGCGTCAGGTGGCAGAAAGTTGAACTGTTGAACTATCGGAGTCATTTTGGACCATTTACGGCCTTCAACACATCGTGGGCCAAGTGTTAAGGCCCTTTGCAACAAGCAGGGAAAGCGATATGAAAACGATTATCCTCGCCGGCGGTTTAGGCACGCGCTTATCGGAAGAGACACAACTGAAACCAAAACCCATGGTTGAAATAGGTGGCAAACCGATTCTCTGGCACATTATGAAAATATACAGTAGCCAGGGCTTTCATGAGTTTTACACCGCGCTGGGCTACAAGAGTGAATCCATCAAGGATTTTTTTATCAATTACTACCACCGGCAAAACCATCTGCGTATCGAGACCGGTAGTGGCCAGATTACAGTAGAGGAACGAGCCGATTCCTCCAGTGAGAATTGGATCGTTAACTTGATTGAAACGGGCAGGTTAACCAACACTGGGGGCCGGATCCGCCGCATGAAACCGTGGGTCGGCGATGGCACGTTTATGATGACCTATGGTGACGGTGTCGCAGACGTGGATATCAATGCGCTGCTCAAGTTCCATAAGAGTCACGGTCGCCTCGCTACCGTTACTGCGGTTCGCCCCCCTGCCCGTTTCGGCGGAATCTCCTTCGACGACGGGATTGTCAAAGAGTTCATTGAAAAACCTCAAATTGGCGAAGGCTGGATAAACGGTGGTTTTTTCGTACTGGAACCCGGTGTCATTGACTACATCAGTGGCGACGAAACCAGTTTTGAGAAGGAATCATTGGAGAAGCTTGCCTCGGATAATCAGTTAGCCGCGTACAAGCACAAGGGTTTCTGGCAATGCATGGATACGATACGCGATGTGGCGCTGGTCAACGAGCTATGGGAAAACGGCACTCCCCCTTGGAAAAAATGGTAGTGCCGATTGCGGTTCAACCCACTCATTTTTCAGGCAGGAAACGTCATGTCCGAAAGAGCCAGCCACTTTTGCCGATGCTGTGAAAGCACAGATATGTTCATGTTTCTGCCTTTGGGCCCGCACGGTCCGGCTCAAGGATTCCTCGAACGGGAGAAACTGCATAAAGAGAAGCTTTTCGACCTCAACACTCATGCCTGTTTGCAGTGCGGCCTGATACAGGTTCCGAATCGATTACCACCTGATTTTTTCCGCCACTACCTCTGGGTGCCATCGACCGGAGCCCTGGCCCATGTTCACTTCGCCGATCTTGCAAAAAAAATCAAGAGTACGTTGCTAACAAACTCCGAAGACCTATTCGTGGATATCGGCTGCAACGATGGTTTGCTGCTTAAATCAGCGAATGATGTTGGCATTAAGACTCTGGGCATTGACCCGGCAGAAAATATCGGCCAGATGGCCAAGGAGAAGAATCTCACGGTCATCAGTGAGTACTTTAACGCTGAGACGGCCAAACTGGCGCTCAAGCAACACGGTAAAGCGAAAGTCATTACATCGAACAACACCTTTAACCATATCGACAACTTGCATGACTTCATGGATGGCATCCGTATTTTGCTGAAGCAGGATGGCACGTTTATTGTCGAGGTACCTCAGGCCCTCCAGTACTTCAACAACCTGATGTTCGATAACATTTATCACGAGCATGTGTCTGTTTTCAGCGTTAAATCTCT
Above is a genomic segment from Marinobacter panjinensis containing:
- the rfbF gene encoding glucose-1-phosphate cytidylyltransferase — its product is MKTIILAGGLGTRLSEETQLKPKPMVEIGGKPILWHIMKIYSSQGFHEFYTALGYKSESIKDFFINYYHRQNHLRIETGSGQITVEERADSSSENWIVNLIETGRLTNTGGRIRRMKPWVGDGTFMMTYGDGVADVDINALLKFHKSHGRLATVTAVRPPARFGGISFDDGIVKEFIEKPQIGEGWINGGFFVLEPGVIDYISGDETSFEKESLEKLASDNQLAAYKHKGFWQCMDTIRDVALVNELWENGTPPWKKW
- a CDS encoding class I SAM-dependent methyltransferase, with amino-acid sequence MSERASHFCRCCESTDMFMFLPLGPHGPAQGFLEREKLHKEKLFDLNTHACLQCGLIQVPNRLPPDFFRHYLWVPSTGALAHVHFADLAKKIKSTLLTNSEDLFVDIGCNDGLLLKSANDVGIKTLGIDPAENIGQMAKEKNLTVISEYFNAETAKLALKQHGKAKVITSNNTFNHIDNLHDFMDGIRILLKQDGTFIVEVPQALQYFNNLMFDNIYHEHVSVFSVKSLSDLYRGFGMEIYDIESIDVQGGSMRVYARFADDEVTISPYVQEWLDEEKKAGLLDANAYKRFETSVEGIRDKLLSILDDLKAEGKSIIGYGASAKGNTLLNYYGIGTETLPVIVDKNTLKHGLYSPGMHIPVRPVEAIAEENPDYILILAWNFANEVMTQQEEYRRGGGKFIIPLPKPRVV